TATGGTTGTTGTTTCTCAATATTAAATGTTGAGTGAGCAGGTCAACTACTTTGAGGCTAACTTGACTTGCCAATTGTTGATCGTGGGGCAATGTGTTTGGAATTACTATATTTCGTTCTATTCTTTTTGTTGATATTAATAGGGGGGAAATCATCTGCAAACTTCTTAGGGCAATCAAACCTTGTTTTATGCTCCTCGTCTTTTGTTCTCCTCTCGGTAAGTTTTTTTTGTGTATTAATAGCTTAGTAGTTAAATGATTAGAAACTTCGTCTATTCTCGCTATATGAAAATCTCTGGTTGTAAAAAGTTTTCtcgtgttgtcatcaccaaaaagggggaatattgttgttcctagttttggttgatgacacaaaGCAAACTTCCTAATATTGTTGATTGATGGTTTCAGTTAAGTGCTTGAGTTCCTGAGAGGAACTAGGGATAGCTGCTGAAGTTCCTGAGTTGGAAGAAGTAAAAGCTAGAGCATCAAAGCCAATAAAGATCAAAACAACAACTTCTACAATCGAATGGTTTTCATATATGCAAAGGAAGATGAAGTTCCTAGTCCTGAGTTCCTCTATCATAAAAGAGGAACTcactgaagcttctgagttgcaagctCCAGAAAAGGGAAGACATTAAAGTCTAGGTGGTCtattgtacttagattttatgtaAAGTATTAATATTGCTAAGGGTatataaggaactcaaggaaaactaaaactaaaattttaggAAAACTAAAAtagttttaataagataaaacagaaatatgattttattaaATACGTAAAATTTAGGTTTATTTAGTGTATTTATCAAAATATCTGGtaacaaattttatggaaagtatttaaataaataattataagttttacgtatttaataaaatcatatttctgttttatcttattaaaactaTTTTAGTTTTCCTAAAATTTCTCCTAAGATTTTGTAAGTAAATAAAaagttttagaaaatctttttgGTAGTTGATTTGGTCTAACCACGTCCAGTGATTGTGGAAGCTActtgggaagtggtcttcccttgtTCTGCAAgacaagggacgtggagaccgaGGTAACTGTAAGTTGGCAGTTGAGATTTGAAGGGAATAAACCCTAATGATAAACCTCTATAAAAAGGCTAGACCTTttctgaaagaaaaaaaaacacaaacattcTCTGAGTATTTGATatcctaaaaacgttttaaagaattttttcaaaacagtttgtgtcctagtatAATTCAAGTTCCCAAGTTCCAAATATATCAAATCTTTATTAATATCTAGTGTTCTCATATAAACTAAATTGTATTTCGAGTGTGAAAGGATAGAGTGATCCTTGTaaagacttagagttaagtctgAGAGTAAGAGAGGAAGAAGAACACAGAAATCAGAGTTGATTGATGTTAGGAACTCGAGTCAGAGAGGAACTCGAGTGAGGAATTACTTTAATATAAAGAGATTTTGAGGTTTttccttcttgattagtgtcaagaattTTCCTCAATTGTTTATCTTTTTCTCTGTGTTTCTCGTTTCCTTTATTGtttctaagttccgcaagaaacttcaTTAAAGTTCCAATtctaattcacccccccccccctcttgtacaTGTTCATACTGGAATAACAGGAGCACTAGATTCAACCAAGTTAGCTTTAGAAGAATTCAAAGAAAGAGATTCAAACTTATCCTTGAGCCGGTTAGCCTCTTCGGTCCTCATATGACCAATGAGTTCTTGAAGGTTCATGTCCTTCTTCTTGTGCTTCAAATAACTGCGGTAGTCATTCCATGATGGTGGAAATTTCTCCAAGATTACATTGGCTTGGAGAGTTTCACACATATTCATACCTTCACCCAAGATGTCGAAGACGATGTTCTCATAATCATGGACTTGATCCATGATGGACTTGTCATCCGTTATCTTGAAATTGATCCACTTACCAACAACATATTTTTTCTTACCGGCATCATCGGCTCCATACTTCTTTTGCAAGGTGTCCCAAATGGACTTGCTTGACCGATTGGTGATGAGGAGGTCAAACAAGAATCCATTCACATGATGGAGAATGTGAGCCCGGGCAAGTTTATAGTCTTTCTCCTTCTTGGTTAATGCTTCGGCCGCCTTCTTGACATCTTCCGCCGAAAGGGAGGGATCCGGTGCTACCGCCTTATTTTCTTCAATTGCTTCAATCACATCCTCATAGAGCACATAATCTATTTCAAATTGCTCAAAAAAGATCAATAATTTTTGTGACCATCTCTTGTAGTTCTTGCCATTAAGAGGCTCCAACTTAGAGAGGTCGGGAAGGGTCTTGTTCATCATAAAGTTAGCCATAACAATAGACATAATATCccgttttcaaattgttgtAGTTTATGTGTTTTCAAGGAtaaaatgaagaacaagaaagtaagacttacggaacttgttgtgtcgtggtaaccaaaccactgccttgaaaacgatATTCGGTGCAACtggggtgcacaattgtattcactgattcgttccctaaggtttacacaactctcaacacacaatGGCACTCTTGGATGTGATATGGAGTTACTAGAACTTATGcctaaaagagaggaagaaaaaGAGATGATAAGGGAATGATTTTTCTGTAAGCAACTCAAGAAATGaagcatatatttataggattAGAGGAGGATACAAAGCAACCCAACGAAATCAAATGACTCAAAGGAATCCAATGACATTAATCAACCAATTAAACCCATGATAATGAAGGGTTTGAaacccccataatcaagagaaataatggaccaacttaatcacCATAATCAGAATGATGATTGTCCATAAATCATACTTAAAAGGCTATCATAAAAgaggaatccaaagagaagatCAAAAACCGGATAAAATCAAGGAAATGATCTCAAAACATGTCCGACCAGCTTCTCAAAACCGGCCGATTCTGAGTACAAAAGAAACCTTCATAAACTACTATGTTTCTCAAAACAGGTCGGTTTTCGGTACACTTCAGAAAATGCCTTTTAAGTCCGTTTTTCAACTTGCGCTCGAAACCTGCCGATTTTGGAAAACCTGGGAGACAGGTTTTAAGCgcacttttccatctttaaattccaacaTGTTGTAGGCCAAAAATATTCTTATTTCTTCGGATATTAGACTATTTTCGATCATTTTTCTTCATCTAATTAGCTATTGTACCTTTCTTAACTTTAATACATTTTTATTACATGAGCGAATTTCGTCCTTATTCGCTAGTCTCCCTGTGATGGAAGTAGTGTTGGTACGTTTTGATTGTCGTTCCCTCTTAGTGAATTTATGTCGAATCGGTTTGTTGGTAAAATTTATCCGAAATCGATACAAATATCAACTTTTCGAGTACATTCAGATGAATCAAGTGAAAATCATAATCGCGGCTAAAAAGATGGTTTGACCCTCTCTCATGTTGTTTTACTATTTCACTACACTCAATGATAGACCATAATCACTACACTCAATGATAGACTATAGTCAATCATAATCACTACACTCAATGATAGACTATAATAAAACTCAACTCTTTGAATGACATATTGCATATCCTTACTTTTATCACAAACGATAATTTACAAAATTATCAAATATGTTTTCTTAACCTTATTCTTATTACTTATAATATTACTTATTCTtgtcaaaattaaaatataacaaaaaaaaaatcaaataagaaaGTTCAGACCAACCTACATAGAGAATCAGATCATATCATATCAAAAATTAGAAATTTAGACTATATCAGAGtaaaataaatgaagagaacaTAATCTAAGTCAAATAAAAAAGATTTGGTATGTTATTAGTTGAACATAATTTTTACATAGAGCCTAAATTTTGATAATATTGTACTTAGTCGTGTAAATATTAGTTTAAGTAATTGAaggttttttttgtcaatttaagTTCGGTATTACTGTCATTTTccaatttttggttttttttagaCTGAATTATGAATTAAAAGATAGTCATGCCTATTGTAACcatgttaattttgaaaactgacaacaaaaaactaGAAACTACTTTTTCtgattttcatattttgatttttaattttgtaaaaaacagaaaactgaaaacaaaaaacgataccAAACGAGCCCTTAACCCAAGATTTTTCATGTGACTCTCCTCGTTACACACATGAAATATTTGTAGGTTGAATTAGTGGATCATTTGGACGATACTCTATTACTCCATATAATCCGGTTGAACTAGTATCTTATATATGGACGATACTCTATAACTCTATATGATTTTTGAAGAAATCCATCCATAACTCCCTATATAATTGAATGCAATATATGGTTTTGATCACAATGGGGACTATTTAGTTAGAAAGTACCACTTCGTATTATTCAGTAAAAGTTGATTCTATACATAAAACTTTTctacatatataaaaaaaattaaataacaaATTTAAAGGCAAGTCGTGTTTCTTtggtttttgatttttatttggAAGGTGATGTTATTGGatacctttttattttttacttttaaagatcatctactttttccttaaaaaacatctattttaattttaacaaatAAGGAGTGCATTTATTTAACTGACCTAATTAGAGTGTCCCCTTTCTTTTTCATCTGTCCCAATTTAGTTTTTTCCTTTCTATTTTTTAGCAAATACACACTACAGTTTTACTTTATTACTTCTTTCTTCGCATTACTAAAAGTTAGGGTCTTACAATCTCTTTCTTCCAATTAAACATAATCTATTATTTTTCATACTACCTATTacgttttttaataaaataatattcgaCAACCATGCTCTATTACCTAGGCATCTACTATTGACATCAGTGACTAACTCTATCGCCTCATATGCTCCTTTTAAGGATAAATGGTTGACTAATAATGTTTTTTCATTCTTAAATGTTAGGATATCAGCAACTAATTGTTGAATAAAGTGAACGACTAATATGTCAAGACCAACTTAGTTAGCATCGACAATCTTGTCAAACCCTCTATGCAAGCTAGGGTAGAGAACTATTTGCTCAAAATATGTCATTTTGGTCGTCGTAGTATCTTATAAACTTGTACGGTGGCCTATGACATTCTAGCTAGTTTTACCTTGTAGTGGTATATCGTACCAAAAAGCAAATGTGGTTAATCAAATAAAGTGTACGGCATTTATACATTCCGTACCATTGATGTGGGGGTCGAAGTTTGCAAAGCTTACGTCCATGCATCACTTACTTATGATTCCTAAGGTACCTAAATGATCGATGTGGGGGTCGATATTTTGCATAACTTACGTCCATGCGCGCATTACGGAGTACTTTGACTATATTTCTTTTAAAATGAAATGATTTTCTATGGAAAATATTAAGGGAAAATagttttcttaatttatttgttttcttatagaaaagttaaaaaaaataaagtggAAATGAGAAATGGGTATGGGAGAGAAAAAAGATACAAGCTAGGGAATATAGAGAAAAATGTGGCAATCCATCTTTTCAAAAAGAAAGttgtttttatgttttccgctttgGGGAGAATTATTTTCcaccaaaacaaaacaaacaaaaaaaaggtgggaaagtaatttttttgaaaGGTGTTTTCCGTTAATGAAAATGGCGCCGTAAAGCGCGTTCTATTAaccttattttcacttgtttttcttaaacttatcttatttggACTTATCTAACCATACATGAACTTAATAAAACCTgtcaaacttattttagttacaaAGTGCACTTGGATAacacttatttttcttaaatgTATTCTATCTAAATTCCTCTGAACTTATTTGTTcataaataagtgaaaataaggtaaacGTAACTGGGTCTTAATTAATACTCACAATACCTATAATAAGATTTTGGACTAGTCGTTAGGTCCCACGACATGTGTACATAGGTCCAATGTTCAAATTTCATCCTCATTCGTAATTTATATTGCtattgtggctcattcgcacctaAAAAATATCTTTATCATAATCGAGTATGAATGTATCATAGCATTTTATTCATCTAAATTTCATTTACTTTATGTTAGCTGAACTTTTTCACCTTAATTTATTCTAtataaacttatattatctgaacttattaacttatattatttgacttaaaattaaaacaaaagaatataaTGTTAGAAAATAATATATGGGGAAAAAAAATATCGGCCAAAacatgttttttgaaaaaaaaaattattgtgaGTTTGAGAATTAGTAGTCATAAGTAAAATTCAACGGGTCTTCACATAATTACCAATTAGTAGAAGATACACCCGTTTATAGATAGATCTACAAATATTATTAGAtcgttttatatttttaatccCAAAAAAAAGCATATTCTTACCTATTTAAACCATATATATTTGTACCGCTTAAAACCCCATACATTTTAAAAGAATGTATGATCAAAAGGGAATTTTAATCTAATTTCGGGAGGTATGACGCCTGTTAACATGTCACGTACCTACAACTCATATGATGACATACCCCTTATTTTGTGAATAAATTACTTAAACTACCTTGCGACAatattaattactccctccgttcctaaaataTTATTCCATTTGATTTTTCAGTGCGTTCAAGACACgacttaaaatataaatatatctaa
This genomic stretch from Spinacia oleracea cultivar Varoflay chromosome 3, BTI_SOV_V1, whole genome shotgun sequence harbors:
- the LOC110784847 gene encoding uncharacterized protein, producing MSIVMANFMMNKTLPDLSKLEPLNGKNYKRWSQKLLIFFEQFEIDYVLYEDVIEAIEENKAVAPDPSLSAEDVKKAAEALTKKEKDYKLARAHILHHVNGFLFDLLITNRSSKSIWDTLQKKYGADDAGKKKYVVGKWINFKITDDKSIMDQVHDYENIVFDILGEGMNMCETLQANVILEKFPPSWNDYRSYLKHKKKDMNLQELIGHMRTEEANRLKDKFESLSLNSSKANLVESSAPVIPV